A stretch of the Rosa rugosa chromosome 5, drRosRugo1.1, whole genome shotgun sequence genome encodes the following:
- the LOC133708657 gene encoding uncharacterized protein LOC133708657 produces MHTQKRLEDAFGEESEEVDEWGIYKAVIGGPSHGRIRGLGDGMIPLEDEDVDSSSHTCDKHPCMACEKEFKQVNEKVTTSTNQLEDLKQVVMTLLSKNSTHSECATEAPSTGNTTGTSGANHEDK; encoded by the exons ATGCATACCCAAAAGAGGCTCGAAGATGCATTTGGTGAAGAAAGTGAAGAAGTAGATGAATGGGGCATATATAAAGCTGTGATTGGAGGGCCGAGTCACGGCAGAATTCGTGGCTTAGGTGATGGCATGATACCacttgaagatgaagatgtGGACTCTTCTAGCCACACTTGCGATAAGCATCCATGCATGGCGTGTGAGAAAGAATTCAAACAAGTGAATGAGAAAGTTACAACTTCTACCAACCAGCTAGAAGATTTGAAGCAAGTGGTTATGACTTTGCTATCGAAGAACTCAACTCATTCTGAATGCGCAACAGAAGCACCATCTACG gGAAATACCACAGGGACCTCAGGTGCAAATCATGAAGACAAATGA
- the LOC133711577 gene encoding uncharacterized protein LOC133711577 yields the protein MQLSSAKDKNLVESDMTFYGFIEEIWELDYHDFKASLFLCQWAENEKGIKQDEFGFTLVNFNRQGHRNDKFASAGQVKQVFYIEDPLDVDWSVVLTTPNRDYHNSFHDDDLGDTIMEVQPFCVEIPYCEEDENENDSTYIRANVEGFWVAMGSKKGIRKSPRGKKSKKKKDEETFQPETDEVLEEKDDSVSANTVTSTESAAARGKRNVVAMYKVLVKKALGKKFKVTYTDTGNLNGSIRHTLQSYIGMLARTKVPINIVSWRDVDGDLKNKLWLDVKDTFKVAPESKKLVLTSAGTKWRAFKTMLTRKYVLPYLGKKKKLRKPPSQYAFVGRQPWRQFVKERTTEKWLELHNKQSERVRKRKYHHRLSRK from the exons ATGCAGTTATCGAGTGCCAAGGATAAAAATCTGGTGGAGAGTGATATGACTTTTTATGGGTTTATTGAAGAGATTTGGGAGCTCGATTATCATGATTTCAAAGCTTCCTTGTTTTTGTGTCAATGGGCAGAGAATGAAAAAGGAATTAAACAAGATGAGTTTGGTTTCACATTAGTCAACTTTAATCGGCAAGGCCACAGAAATGATAAATTTGCTTCTGCTGGTCAAGTGAAACAAGTTTTCTACATTGAAGATCCCCTTGATGTTGACTGGTCCGTTGTGCTAACGACCCCGAACAGAGATTATCATAATTCTTTCCATGACGATGATCTAGGGGACACCATCATGGAAGTACAACCATTCTGTGTAGAAATTCCATATTGTGAGGAAGATGAGAATGAGAATGATTCCACTTACATAAGAGCGAATGTTGAGGGGTTTTGG GTAGCAATGGGTTCCAAGAAGGGAATTCGCAAATCTCCAAGAGgcaaaaaatcaaagaaaaagaaagatgagGAGACTTTTCAACCTGAGACTGATGAAGTGCTTGAAGAAAAAGACGATTCTGTATCAGCCAACACTGTCACGAGCACTGAATCAGCTGCTGCTAGAGGGAAGCGAAATGTGGTTGCCATGTACAAGGTCTTGGTCAAGAAAGCTTTGGGAAAAAAGTTTAAAGTGACATACACCGACACGGGCAATCTAAATGGATCAATAAGGCACACTCTACAGTCTTATATAGGAATGTTGGCGCGGACTAAGGTGCCCATCAACATTGTAAGCTGGCGCGACGTGGACGGTGACTTGAAGAATAAACTTTGGCTCGATGTTAAG GATACATTCAAGGTCGCCCCTGAAAGTAAGAAACTGGTATTGACATCTGCTGGCACTAAATGGAGAGCATTCAAGACCATGTTAACAAGAAAATATGTGCTCCCATACttgggaaagaagaagaagttgagaAAGCCACCAAGTCAATATGCATTTGTTGGGAGGCAGCCATGGAGGCAATTTGTGAAAGAGAGGACTACCGAGAAATGGCTG gaACTACATAATAAACAAAGTGAAAGAGTTCGGAAGAGAAAATATCATCATCGATTATCAAGAAAATGA